A DNA window from Helianthus annuus cultivar XRQ/B chromosome 15, HanXRQr2.0-SUNRISE, whole genome shotgun sequence contains the following coding sequences:
- the LOC110914488 gene encoding uncharacterized protein LOC110914488, which translates to MSPYLFTLVMEVLTLLVRQSSSQVSFKFHARCSKQKIISLSFADDLFLFAHGDCWSVKFLREALDKFSLASGLHPNLAKSTVFFCNILRAIKDQILHIMPFQEGSLPVRYLGVPLISSRLAAKDCKILLDHMDRRIDNWMTKSLSFAGRLQLINSVLVALYSY; encoded by the coding sequence ATGTCTCCTTACTTATTTACGCTTGTCATGGAAGTCTTAACCCTTCTAGTGCGCCAATCATCTTCACAGGTGTCGTTTAAATTTCATGCCCGATGCTCTAAACAGAAGATCATTAGTCTTTCATTTGCTGATGACCTTTTTCTTTTTGCTCATGGTGATTGTTGGTCGGTTAAGTTTCTTAGGGAGGCCCTTGATAAATTCTCTCTAGCTTCGGGTTTGCATCCTAATCTGGCTAAGAGCACTGTCTTCTTCTGTAATATTCTCCGTGCAATTAAAGATCAGATTTTGCATATTATGCCCTTTCAAGAGGGTTCGCTTCCGGTTCGTTATCTTGGTGTTCCGCTGATTTCTTCTAGACTGGCCGCCAAGGATTGCAAAATACTTTTGGATCATATGGATAGACGAATTGACAATTGGATGACAAAATCTCTCTCATTTGCCGGGAGACTCCAACTTATCAATTCTGTCCTTGTGGCTTTATACTCCTATTGA